The proteins below come from a single Cupriavidus sp. WKF15 genomic window:
- a CDS encoding transposase produces the protein MTTCLAKRYGTHLVFADRWFPSSKLMSCCRNKLDRLALSERRIVCPACGISHDRDHNAAISLERLATETALPVASGSATNRTARGMSPIVGGKVTSVRDEVGQQGASGREGNGAHICARFSWQMT, from the coding sequence TTGACGACTTGCCTGGCGAAGAGATACGGCACGCACCTTGTGTTTGCAGATCGCTGGTTTCCGTCGAGTAAGCTGATGTCCTGCTGTCGCAATAAGCTCGACAGACTTGCGCTTAGCGAGCGTCGCATCGTGTGCCCGGCCTGCGGCATTAGTCATGACCGCGATCACAACGCAGCGATCAGCCTTGAACGGCTCGCAACCGAAACTGCGCTACCCGTGGCGAGTGGTTCGGCAACGAATCGCACTGCGAGAGGCATGTCGCCAATTGTGGGCGGGAAAGTTACATCCGTCAGAGACGAGGTCGGCCAGCAAGGAGCCTCGGGGCGGGAAGGAAACGGCGCGCACATTTGCGCACGTTTTTCGTGGCAGATGACATGA
- a CDS encoding phosphatase PAP2 family protein, which yields MMNLRTRLMQQLRGWGPVGLLYILLCTFTPTRQTVLPETFLDRAIPFNPAGVWIYLSFFIMVPLTYLVVDTPTLRWLTRALQASGVVAGTIFVLWPTTLHYPTIADNSISAQFLVWMQKWDSRCNCLPSLHGALTFLCAWALAKTKNFWVTLVGFVWGLAILYTVIQVRQHVAVDLSAGMLLGLLSGIGAQLLQKRSLPHGFRGCSQT from the coding sequence ATGATGAACCTGCGCACTCGCTTAATGCAGCAGCTGCGGGGCTGGGGGCCCGTTGGACTACTGTACATCCTGCTGTGTACTTTCACCCCAACGCGACAAACGGTGCTGCCGGAAACATTCCTGGACAGGGCCATTCCGTTCAATCCAGCAGGTGTATGGATATACCTGTCATTCTTTATTATGGTTCCACTGACCTACCTGGTCGTTGACACCCCTACCCTGCGTTGGCTGACTCGTGCCCTGCAGGCCAGCGGGGTGGTTGCAGGAACCATATTTGTGCTGTGGCCCACGACGCTGCACTACCCGACCATAGCCGACAACAGTATCAGTGCGCAGTTCCTGGTCTGGATGCAAAAATGGGACAGTCGTTGCAACTGCCTGCCCTCTCTGCATGGCGCCCTGACTTTTTTGTGCGCGTGGGCGTTGGCCAAAACGAAGAACTTTTGGGTCACACTTGTTGGTTTTGTGTGGGGTCTGGCCATCCTTTATACCGTCATCCAGGTTCGACAGCATGTGGCCGTGGACTTGAGCGCCGGCATGCTGCTGGGTCTCCTGTCTGGAATCGGTGCGCAACTCCTCCAAAAGCGTTCCTTACCTCATGGCTTTCGCGGGTGCTCGCAAACCTGA
- a CDS encoding SMC family ATPase: protein MRPLKLTLSGFHGVRDGMRRDSVTLDLIHLPPGLIALVGPNGAGKTTLMDNLHPYPIMPSHASKMTADGFSYWDHLCGTRGEKDLEWEHAGKLYRSAFAFRNPGKSRKAEYYLFEKGAAGDWVPLQLPDGTLSDGKADTYNRCIEAVLGSPEAFFTSVFSAQNRRPIASYQASEIKRLLAELLGIEHLRDLSAKAGEVAKVLGRSLDTLQRELVGLSAQRERAVQLGREIGQTDEALTAARRERDAETANGAKLLQERATQAARQSASAATEARLRELRQRETELGARRRQLESDHRATATRTATRRRELEQLVASRKLTLAEGPVILAAGEQRDALQMAIGRKQGEFGALQQAVSQLESQRTQQAALSTKLQGLEARGKSAAQFAGSLKAQADVIDTVPCRADPMHNTCPLLAQAREAQGKLAEQVITVRDLRASYQAKQLAMKPLADALAALPGQRTALTALQAELARDQQELQRLTALAARKPMLDVAREGLVQAERDQTALGEEEAAAAAIFAREVAEADSQLSTVQRELSGLATEDVTGMLAALDQRLRQSREAVVALDGRIEVLIRQQATLSTELERVTPMVAGLPAVQGKADRLSDEIAQWKLLAKGLGNDGVIALSIDDAGPALTRIVNDLLLACYGPRFTIAIQTQTTLANGEKREGFEIAVNDGENDSTKDFSVMSGGQKIWINECLTRGIALYRAQDTGQAIQTLFTDEADGPLDPERKRAFMRMKREVLRQGGYEREFFISHTPDLVDEADAVIDVVALAAQ from the coding sequence ATGCGTCCACTGAAACTGACCCTCTCGGGCTTTCATGGCGTGCGCGATGGCATGCGCCGTGACAGCGTGACGTTGGACCTGATTCACTTGCCACCCGGCTTAATCGCGCTGGTCGGCCCCAACGGGGCGGGCAAGACGACGCTGATGGACAACCTGCACCCGTACCCGATCATGCCGAGCCACGCCTCGAAAATGACCGCGGATGGCTTCTCCTACTGGGATCACCTCTGTGGCACCCGTGGCGAGAAGGATCTGGAGTGGGAGCACGCCGGCAAGCTGTACCGTTCGGCGTTCGCTTTCCGGAATCCGGGCAAGAGCCGCAAGGCGGAGTACTACCTGTTCGAGAAAGGCGCCGCAGGTGACTGGGTGCCGCTGCAGCTTCCCGACGGCACGCTGTCGGATGGCAAGGCAGATACCTACAACCGCTGCATTGAGGCGGTGTTGGGGTCTCCCGAAGCGTTTTTCACCAGCGTGTTCTCTGCCCAGAACCGTCGGCCGATCGCCAGCTACCAGGCTAGCGAGATCAAGCGCCTGCTGGCTGAGTTGCTTGGGATCGAGCACTTGCGCGACCTGTCGGCGAAGGCCGGCGAAGTGGCAAAGGTGCTGGGGCGCAGTCTGGACACCCTGCAGCGCGAGTTGGTGGGCCTGTCCGCCCAGCGTGAGCGGGCGGTGCAGTTGGGCCGGGAGATCGGCCAGACCGACGAGGCATTGACGGCGGCACGGCGCGAGCGCGATGCGGAAACAGCCAACGGCGCAAAGCTCCTGCAGGAGCGTGCGACGCAGGCTGCCAGGCAAAGCGCGAGTGCGGCGACCGAAGCGCGTCTGCGCGAACTCAGGCAACGGGAAACCGAACTGGGGGCGCGCCGGCGGCAACTGGAATCTGACCACCGTGCAACAGCCACCCGTACCGCAACGCGGCGCCGGGAGCTAGAGCAGTTGGTGGCCAGCCGCAAGCTGACCCTGGCCGAAGGGCCGGTGATCCTCGCGGCAGGCGAGCAGCGCGATGCCTTGCAGATGGCCATTGGCCGGAAGCAGGGTGAGTTTGGCGCGTTGCAGCAGGCGGTGAGCCAGTTGGAATCGCAGCGGACGCAGCAAGCCGCGCTTTCCACCAAGTTGCAGGGGCTCGAAGCCCGCGGCAAGTCGGCGGCGCAATTTGCTGGCTCGCTGAAGGCCCAGGCCGATGTGATCGACACGGTGCCATGCCGGGCCGATCCGATGCACAACACGTGCCCGTTGCTGGCGCAGGCGCGCGAAGCCCAAGGCAAGTTGGCCGAACAGGTCATCACGGTGCGGGATTTGCGGGCCAGCTACCAGGCCAAGCAGTTGGCGATGAAGCCGCTGGCCGATGCGCTGGCGGCTCTGCCCGGCCAGCGCACGGCCTTGACTGCCCTGCAGGCGGAATTGGCTCGCGACCAACAGGAGTTGCAGCGCCTGACCGCGCTGGCGGCCCGCAAGCCAATGCTCGACGTCGCCCGGGAGGGCCTGGTGCAGGCCGAGCGGGACCAGACGGCACTCGGTGAGGAGGAGGCTGCTGCCGCGGCAATTTTCGCGCGGGAAGTGGCGGAAGCCGATTCGCAGTTGTCGACCGTCCAGCGAGAGCTATCCGGGCTGGCCACCGAAGACGTGACCGGCATGCTGGCCGCGCTGGACCAGCGCCTCCGCCAGAGCCGGGAAGCGGTGGTGGCTCTTGATGGGAGGATTGAAGTCCTGATTCGCCAGCAGGCCACCTTGTCGACCGAACTCGAACGGGTCACCCCTATGGTTGCCGGCTTGCCCGCAGTTCAGGGTAAGGCCGATCGGCTCTCTGACGAGATCGCGCAGTGGAAGCTGCTCGCCAAGGGATTGGGCAACGACGGCGTCATCGCGTTGTCCATCGATGACGCGGGGCCGGCCCTCACGCGCATCGTCAACGACCTGCTGCTCGCTTGCTACGGACCGCGATTCACCATCGCGATTCAGACGCAGACGACGCTGGCCAATGGCGAGAAGCGTGAAGGGTTCGAGATCGCCGTCAACGACGGGGAGAACGATTCCACGAAGGACTTCTCGGTGATGTCGGGCGGACAGAAGATCTGGATCAACGAATGCCTGACCCGTGGGATTGCGCTTTACCGGGCGCAGGACACCGGGCAGGCCATCCAGACGCTGTTTACCGACGAAGCCGATGGCCCGTTGGATCCCGAGCGCAAGCGTGCCTTCATGCGAATGAAGCGGGAAGTGCTGCGCCAGGGCGGGTATGAGCGGGAATTCTTCATTTCGCACACGCCGGACCTGGTCGACGAAGCCGATGCGGTCATTGATGTGGTGGCCTTGGCTGCCCAGTAG
- a CDS encoding metallophosphatase family protein, which produces MLDANESLLLAHFSDLHYSPGHLAEADRCFGFAVQHAIAAGSRVGVVSGDSTDHRLDAHTPALRVLAERIQQLSEHMAVVMLQGTYSHEPPGTLDLFRLVGSRYPVYIADRIHQVALCNGSFTPSTGALFTPAEIEELLASAVPEVVFTCVPTVNKAMLAAAVGTTEAATAVGDHLATYLHAAGTVNRLLRARGIRTVGISHGTVNGCQTEHGVPMAGFDHEFTIGALFDAECDGFMLGHIHRAQQWDREGRLVAYPGSIGRFHYGEIGDKTYLQWQVTPGRATTTPVVTPARETLCIDFEGLPDMSELARVAAQATDKFVRIRWVVDEEHRQAVDRDAIGVLFAGAAEVKLEGRVLPAVRSRAEGISRAASLSEKITRWGELTQVDTVPLLDRLSMLEHADPQAIADLVLQQPDNADASTKVAPVAAPDVVSIPVVDTEVSAAPAVPVARPERFLEEIPAPLQAMDWLSDDLFAEATA; this is translated from the coding sequence ATGCTCGACGCAAATGAGAGCCTGCTGTTGGCTCACTTTTCTGACCTGCACTACTCGCCCGGCCATCTCGCCGAGGCGGACCGCTGCTTTGGCTTCGCGGTCCAACACGCGATCGCCGCCGGCAGTCGCGTCGGTGTCGTCTCCGGCGACTCGACCGACCATCGTCTGGACGCTCACACTCCAGCACTGCGTGTGTTGGCCGAACGCATCCAGCAGCTCTCCGAGCACATGGCCGTCGTTATGCTCCAGGGAACGTATTCCCACGAGCCGCCGGGCACGCTGGATCTGTTTCGCCTCGTTGGCAGCCGTTACCCGGTCTACATTGCCGACCGCATCCACCAGGTGGCGCTGTGCAATGGGTCATTTACCCCGTCCACCGGCGCGCTGTTCACGCCGGCGGAGATCGAGGAGCTGCTCGCAAGCGCGGTGCCGGAGGTGGTCTTCACCTGCGTCCCCACGGTCAACAAGGCCATGCTCGCGGCGGCAGTCGGGACGACCGAGGCCGCTACCGCGGTGGGGGACCATCTGGCTACCTACCTGCATGCTGCTGGCACGGTGAATCGTCTTTTACGGGCCCGTGGCATTCGCACGGTAGGCATTTCGCACGGCACGGTGAACGGCTGCCAGACCGAGCACGGCGTACCGATGGCTGGATTCGATCACGAGTTCACCATTGGGGCGCTGTTCGACGCGGAATGCGACGGCTTCATGCTCGGCCATATCCATCGCGCCCAGCAATGGGACCGCGAGGGCCGGCTGGTGGCGTATCCGGGTTCGATCGGGCGCTTCCACTATGGCGAGATCGGTGACAAGACCTACCTGCAATGGCAGGTCACGCCAGGACGAGCGACCACTACGCCAGTGGTGACGCCGGCTCGCGAGACCCTGTGTATCGACTTCGAAGGCCTACCCGATATGTCGGAGCTGGCCCGCGTGGCGGCGCAGGCTACCGACAAGTTCGTGCGCATCCGCTGGGTTGTGGACGAGGAGCACCGTCAAGCGGTCGATCGCGACGCCATCGGCGTGCTGTTTGCGGGCGCTGCCGAAGTGAAGCTCGAAGGCCGTGTGCTGCCCGCCGTGCGCAGTCGCGCGGAAGGCATCAGCCGTGCCGCCAGCCTGTCGGAGAAGATCACGCGATGGGGCGAGTTGACGCAGGTCGACACTGTCCCGCTGCTGGATCGGCTGTCGATGTTGGAGCATGCAGATCCGCAGGCCATTGCGGACCTGGTGCTGCAGCAACCCGACAATGCCGACGCCTCGACCAAGGTTGCCCCCGTAGCTGCTCCGGACGTTGTGTCCATACCGGTGGTCGACACCGAAGTGTCTGCAGCGCCAGCAGTGCCTGTCGCGCGTCCTGAACGCTTCCTTGAGGAGATCCCCGCACCGCTACAAGCGATGGACTGGCTCTCCGATGACCTGTTTGCGGAAGCAACCGCCTAA
- a CDS encoding polymer-forming cytoskeletal protein, with protein sequence MKTTPTFSVLNHGMSIHGDVAADHGMTCLGLIDGNLSATAGLLHVGTGGVVRGKVEGDHVIVDGIVEGDVAARSTLLINGRVKGEIFYAGTIRLGLNANLESKISRVAAIGSGSDAHIFARESITVDPPQPAELTETNTAGTPST encoded by the coding sequence ATGAAAACGACTCCCACCTTCAGCGTGCTCAATCATGGTATGAGCATCCACGGCGATGTCGCCGCGGATCACGGGATGACCTGCCTTGGTCTCATCGACGGCAATCTGTCCGCCACCGCCGGTCTGTTGCATGTCGGAACTGGCGGCGTCGTTCGCGGCAAAGTTGAAGGCGACCATGTCATCGTCGATGGCATCGTGGAAGGCGATGTCGCCGCGCGCAGTACGTTGCTGATCAATGGCCGAGTGAAGGGTGAAATCTTCTATGCCGGCACGATCCGCCTTGGCCTGAACGCGAATCTGGAGAGCAAGATCTCTCGCGTGGCCGCAATTGGCTCCGGGAGCGATGCTCACATCTTTGCGCGGGAATCCATCACGGTAGACCCGCCCCAGCCCGCCGAGCTCACAGAGACTAATACAGCGGGAACCCCGAGCACGTGA
- a CDS encoding helix-turn-helix transcriptional regulator, protein MQKRPIQRGRPLGTVTFDSHLAQGFGGAVRARRLAAGIAQETLANLAGIERSHTGKIERGQHMPSLAIIFRLARALDCSPADLIAATEKLAQSRKTPDA, encoded by the coding sequence ATGCAGAAGCGTCCTATCCAGCGTGGCCGTCCGCTCGGCACCGTGACTTTTGACTCCCACTTGGCACAGGGCTTTGGCGGCGCTGTTCGCGCTCGCCGGCTTGCAGCTGGAATCGCCCAAGAAACTCTTGCTAACCTCGCCGGGATCGAGCGATCGCACACGGGAAAGATAGAGCGCGGTCAGCACATGCCGTCGCTGGCGATCATATTTCGGCTGGCGCGAGCGCTGGATTGCAGCCCGGCGGACCTGATTGCTGCCACCGAGAAGCTGGCCCAGTCGCGCAAGACTCCAGACGCCTGA
- a CDS encoding VWA-like domain-containing protein, with translation MRDRISKQRSQLILSQPFFGALLMRLQLVEDPSCKTFWVDGVSLGYNPAYVATLSDLELRGCVAHEVLHPANGHCWRRGVRDAARWNQACDYAINPLVLNAGLQLPAGALIDGRFLGKSAEEIYAMLRQEASDQAPPQVQPQPQPQQEGNGEGEGGSPPQPDGQDGNAEGKAGDDPSQASPEFSPGEVRQQPQADQQTLANEWKVATMQAAKAAQMRGKLPGELSAMVESATRASVDWRAVLHRFAFEQTRSDYSWAMPNRRYTHMGLYLPALHDQSVGDAVFVRDTSGSVFDETQRQFGAEIEAVFASLQPRRLFVVDCDTRIAQVQCFERGQAIELGPILGGGGTSFVAPFDWLDEQGIAPAFLVYLTDMHGKFPSAPPAYPTLWASTTPLHRIAPPPFGEALEVIV, from the coding sequence ATGCGAGATCGAATCTCGAAGCAGCGTTCCCAGCTCATCCTGTCGCAACCGTTCTTCGGAGCGTTGCTGATGCGGTTGCAGTTGGTCGAGGATCCGTCGTGCAAGACGTTCTGGGTGGATGGCGTCTCGCTGGGTTACAACCCCGCGTACGTCGCCACCCTGAGCGATCTTGAGCTGCGCGGCTGTGTGGCGCACGAGGTCCTGCATCCGGCCAACGGGCATTGCTGGCGCCGCGGCGTCCGCGATGCCGCCCGTTGGAATCAGGCGTGTGATTATGCGATCAATCCGTTGGTGCTCAACGCCGGCTTGCAGTTGCCGGCCGGCGCGCTCATCGATGGACGTTTCCTCGGCAAGTCCGCGGAAGAGATCTATGCCATGCTGCGCCAAGAGGCATCCGACCAGGCGCCGCCGCAGGTCCAGCCACAGCCACAGCCACAGCAGGAGGGCAACGGCGAGGGTGAAGGTGGGTCGCCGCCCCAGCCCGATGGCCAGGACGGCAATGCGGAAGGGAAGGCCGGTGACGATCCGTCGCAGGCCTCGCCAGAGTTCTCGCCCGGCGAGGTGCGTCAGCAACCGCAAGCGGACCAGCAGACGCTGGCCAACGAGTGGAAGGTGGCCACTATGCAGGCGGCGAAGGCCGCGCAGATGCGGGGCAAGTTGCCGGGCGAGTTGAGTGCGATGGTCGAGTCAGCCACGCGGGCGTCGGTGGACTGGCGCGCGGTGCTGCACCGCTTTGCCTTCGAACAGACCCGTTCGGACTACAGCTGGGCGATGCCGAATCGGCGGTACACCCACATGGGGCTGTACCTGCCGGCTCTGCATGACCAGTCAGTCGGCGATGCGGTCTTCGTGCGCGACACCAGCGGTTCGGTGTTCGACGAGACGCAACGGCAGTTCGGGGCGGAAATCGAAGCAGTCTTCGCTTCGCTGCAGCCCCGGCGACTGTTCGTGGTGGACTGTGACACCCGCATCGCGCAGGTGCAATGCTTTGAACGGGGTCAGGCCATTGAGCTGGGTCCCATCCTAGGCGGTGGTGGCACGAGCTTCGTGGCGCCGTTCGACTGGTTGGACGAACAGGGAATTGCTCCGGCGTTCCTGGTCTACCTGACGGACATGCACGGGAAGTTCCCGTCGGCGCCGCCGGCGTATCCCACCCTGTGGGCGTCGACCACGCCGCTCCATCGGATTGCACCGCCGCCGTTTGGTGAGGCGCTGGAGGTGATCGTTTGA
- a CDS encoding ATP-binding protein: MKVNPLQLHTLLSAFIPARLPVLITGAPGIGKSDIVASAAKAAGYDLLISHPVVEDPTDSKGLPFPDGAGAKFLPFGDLATALNSTRPIVWFIDDLGQASPAVQAAKMQLLLARRIGEHVLPDHVTFVAATNRRSDNAAVSNILDPLKSRFSTIVELEPTIEDWTRWAVTNSVPPVLIAFLRFRPDLLLSSKRSKEVENEPSPRGWGHVARQLPLVPPGMEIIVTAGAVGEGAALEFESFRQIYRELPSVDSVLAAPESARIPDNVAAQFAICSALASVANENNFDRVMVYANRLFEAHLGEFAVMLATDAARRDSRICATPAWINAQGGKLGELLLGN, translated from the coding sequence ATGAAAGTCAATCCGCTCCAACTGCATACGCTTCTCTCGGCCTTCATTCCGGCACGTCTGCCTGTCCTCATTACCGGCGCTCCTGGCATCGGCAAGAGCGACATCGTTGCCAGTGCCGCCAAGGCCGCCGGCTACGATCTGCTGATCTCCCACCCCGTGGTGGAGGATCCGACCGACTCCAAGGGGCTGCCGTTTCCTGACGGCGCTGGCGCCAAGTTCCTGCCGTTCGGGGACCTGGCCACGGCGCTCAACAGCACGCGCCCGATTGTCTGGTTCATTGACGACCTCGGACAGGCTTCTCCGGCCGTCCAGGCCGCCAAGATGCAACTGCTGCTCGCACGGCGTATCGGTGAGCACGTCCTGCCAGACCACGTCACCTTTGTCGCCGCGACCAACCGCCGTAGCGACAACGCGGCGGTCTCCAACATCCTCGATCCGTTGAAATCCCGCTTCAGCACCATCGTGGAGTTGGAGCCGACGATCGAGGACTGGACGCGCTGGGCGGTCACGAACAGCGTGCCGCCGGTGCTGATCGCGTTCCTGCGCTTCCGGCCCGACTTGCTGCTCTCTTCCAAGCGCAGCAAGGAGGTCGAGAACGAGCCGTCGCCGCGAGGCTGGGGGCACGTTGCGCGCCAACTGCCGCTCGTGCCGCCGGGCATGGAGATCATCGTCACGGCCGGCGCGGTAGGCGAGGGCGCAGCGCTCGAGTTTGAGTCGTTCCGCCAGATTTATCGCGAGCTACCCAGCGTGGATTCAGTGCTGGCCGCGCCGGAATCCGCGAGGATCCCGGACAACGTGGCGGCACAGTTCGCCATCTGCTCGGCGCTGGCATCGGTCGCCAACGAGAACAACTTCGATCGGGTGATGGTGTATGCCAATCGCCTGTTCGAAGCCCATCTCGGTGAGTTCGCCGTGATGTTGGCAACGGACGCGGCGCGCCGCGACTCGCGCATCTGCGCCACCCCGGCGTGGATCAATGCGCAGGGCGGCAAGCTCGGTGAGCTGCTGCTCGGCAACTGA
- a CDS encoding transposase: MLLAHTIELVTSQREVDYFARAAGCARFVWNWALAEWNRQRAAGGKPSAMALKKSFNAIKYQQYPWMADIHRDAHAQPFANLSKAWSKFFSDIKSGIKAHAPRFKKKGQCKDGFYVANDKVRFEGKSVVLPLIGRVAMREALRFPGRVMGAAVSRRADRWFISVQVEVADDVAFIPRTGHGVVGVDLGISSAVTLSTGETFEGPKPLKAALRRLRIRSRRLSRKVEMATPGRAAFSREFTGPLRPNTKPQPARSAGQIDSAARLARLHARVANIRQDFLHKATTRLCRENQAIGLEDLNVAGMLKNERLARSLSDMGLGEFRRQLDYKAKRYGTHLVFADRWFPSSKLMSCCGHKLDRLALSERRVVCPACGTSHDRDHNAAINLERLATETALPVASDSATNCTARGISPLAGGKVTSVRDEVGQQGTSGREGNGGAHICARFS; encoded by the coding sequence ATGCTGCTAGCCCATACGATTGAACTTGTGACCAGCCAGCGCGAAGTCGATTACTTCGCGAGGGCGGCTGGGTGCGCGCGTTTCGTATGGAATTGGGCGCTGGCAGAATGGAACCGCCAACGCGCAGCCGGCGGTAAGCCGAGCGCCATGGCGCTGAAGAAGTCCTTTAACGCCATCAAGTATCAACAGTACCCGTGGATGGCCGACATCCATCGTGACGCGCACGCCCAACCCTTCGCGAATCTATCAAAGGCTTGGTCGAAATTCTTCTCTGACATAAAGTCGGGGATAAAAGCGCACGCCCCTAGGTTCAAGAAAAAAGGTCAATGCAAGGACGGATTCTACGTCGCCAATGACAAGGTAAGGTTTGAGGGAAAGTCGGTTGTGCTGCCATTGATCGGGCGGGTTGCCATGCGGGAGGCGCTGCGGTTCCCCGGACGAGTCATGGGCGCCGCCGTGAGCCGACGCGCTGATCGTTGGTTCATCTCGGTCCAGGTAGAGGTGGCGGACGACGTGGCGTTCATCCCGCGCACCGGCCATGGCGTGGTGGGCGTGGACCTTGGGATCAGTTCGGCCGTCACCCTTTCGACGGGGGAAACGTTCGAGGGCCCAAAGCCGTTGAAAGCGGCGCTACGGCGCCTGCGGATTCGGTCTCGACGCCTTTCCCGAAAGGTGGAGATGGCCACGCCTGGGCGCGCGGCATTCAGCCGCGAGTTCACTGGGCCGCTACGTCCGAACACCAAACCACAGCCGGCGCGGTCTGCCGGCCAGATCGACAGTGCCGCACGGCTGGCACGCCTGCACGCCCGTGTCGCCAATATCAGGCAGGATTTCCTGCACAAGGCAACCACCAGGCTATGCCGCGAAAACCAAGCGATTGGCCTGGAGGATCTCAACGTCGCCGGTATGCTCAAGAATGAGCGTCTTGCCCGCTCACTATCGGACATGGGGCTGGGTGAGTTTCGCCGGCAATTGGACTACAAGGCGAAGCGATACGGCACGCACCTTGTGTTTGCCGATCGCTGGTTTCCGTCAAGTAAGCTGATGTCCTGCTGTGGCCATAAGCTAGACAGACTTGCGCTGAGCGAGCGTCGCGTCGTGTGTCCGGCCTGCGGCACGAGTCATGATCGCGATCACAACGCAGCGATCAACCTTGAACGGCTCGCAACCGAAACTGCGCTACCCGTGGCGAGTGATTCGGCAACGAATTGCACTGCGAGAGGCATATCGCCACTCGCAGGCGGGAAAGTTACGTCCGTCAGAGACGAGGTCGGCCAGCAAGGAACCTCGGGGCGGGAAGGAAACGGCGGCGCGCACATTTGCGCACGTTTCTCATAG
- a CDS encoding PRTRC system ThiF family protein — MSLVHQIPVAMTQRAWSVAVVGAGGTGSALLPNLARLHHAMLELGHPGGIDCTVYDDDTVSETNVGRQGFYPVDVGQYKATLLVNRLNNLMGTRWEAETRRIGSKDRFVCDLVVGCVDTRAARKAILGSMQRGTGGYYLDCGNESDSGQVILGQVRGKAAERLPHVGDLFPELLNPKGDKADTAPSCSMADALRKQSLVINQAIAVQAYNLLWTLFRTGTLQYCGAFVNLAAGRTNPLPVDPAAWERFGYKLPAKSPRKRAKAA; from the coding sequence ATGAGCCTCGTTCATCAGATCCCCGTTGCGATGACCCAGCGTGCGTGGAGTGTGGCGGTTGTCGGCGCCGGCGGTACCGGAAGCGCCTTGCTGCCGAATCTCGCCCGGCTGCACCATGCGATGTTGGAGCTCGGCCATCCCGGTGGCATTGACTGCACGGTGTATGACGACGACACGGTGAGCGAAACCAACGTGGGCCGCCAGGGGTTCTATCCGGTGGACGTAGGCCAGTACAAGGCTACGTTGCTGGTGAACCGGTTGAATAACCTGATGGGTACCCGCTGGGAAGCGGAAACACGCCGGATCGGTAGCAAAGACCGCTTCGTGTGCGACCTGGTGGTCGGTTGCGTCGACACGCGGGCGGCCCGTAAGGCCATCCTTGGGTCGATGCAACGCGGAACCGGTGGCTACTACCTCGACTGCGGCAACGAATCGGATAGCGGCCAGGTCATTCTTGGTCAGGTCCGAGGCAAGGCCGCCGAGCGGTTGCCTCATGTGGGCGATCTGTTCCCGGAACTGCTGAACCCGAAAGGGGACAAGGCGGATACGGCGCCGTCCTGCTCGATGGCCGATGCACTGCGCAAGCAGTCGCTGGTCATCAATCAGGCCATCGCCGTGCAGGCTTACAACCTGCTCTGGACGCTCTTTCGCACCGGCACGCTGCAGTACTGCGGTGCTTTCGTGAATCTGGCCGCCGGCCGGACGAACCCACTGCCGGTCGATCCGGCAGCCTGGGAGCGCTTCGGCTACAAGCTGCCAGCGAAGTCGCCACGTAAGCGCGCGAAAGCCGCATGA
- a CDS encoding PRTRC system protein A: MHPADIALQQSFPTVMVPRFGDLHPMQTSGERLLIGQNGIFLEISRPWIRLVRRLASYVFETPIPYGAVQPATELHCGQVPLELIGQFARMAREAHPNETGAWIVWNSQTCAFRLIPVRILEHGPGHLRYDRPRLEEAEVLVMDCHSHGRHRACFSSTDNADDRFDVKFALVVGECDRQYPSLALRLCAKGIMEDVNPIPVAWVRATAAYGEVA, translated from the coding sequence ATGCATCCTGCTGATATTGCCCTGCAACAGTCCTTTCCGACCGTCATGGTTCCGCGCTTTGGCGATCTGCACCCAATGCAGACGTCCGGGGAACGGCTCCTGATTGGCCAGAACGGAATTTTCCTTGAAATCTCTCGCCCGTGGATTCGCCTGGTCCGCCGGCTGGCATCCTATGTATTCGAGACGCCGATCCCGTACGGTGCTGTCCAGCCGGCCACGGAGCTTCACTGCGGTCAGGTACCGCTGGAGTTAATTGGGCAGTTCGCCCGAATGGCTCGCGAAGCCCACCCGAACGAGACGGGCGCGTGGATTGTCTGGAACAGCCAGACCTGCGCGTTCCGGCTCATTCCGGTGCGAATCTTGGAGCACGGCCCGGGCCACCTTCGTTACGACCGGCCGCGGCTGGAAGAGGCAGAGGTGTTGGTGATGGACTGCCATTCGCATGGGCGCCATCGAGCGTGCTTCTCCTCGACCGATAATGCCGACGACCGTTTCGACGTGAAGTTTGCATTGGTCGTTGGTGAGTGTGACCGTCAGTATCCGTCACTGGCACTGCGCCTGTGCGCGAAGGGGATCATGGAAGACGTCAATCCGATCCCGGTCGCGTGGGTTCGTGCAACGGCAGCTTACGGGGAGGTCGCATGA